A window from Drosophila willistoni isolate 14030-0811.24 chromosome XR unlocalized genomic scaffold, UCI_dwil_1.1 Seg143, whole genome shotgun sequence encodes these proteins:
- the LOC6646433 gene encoding sodium-dependent nutrient amino acid transporter 1 yields MVNHLDADSGPNGKLLPGNLETKMTIGNRSSVQILLEGVKSKPPSASDLPELMTQNQKPRDNWGSSLEFLMSCIALSVGLGNVWRFPFTALENGGGAFLVPYLVVLFLVGKPIYYMEMLLGQFSSRGVIGVFDFSPLMRGVGYAQLFALGVLATYYASVMALTLRYFFDSFAIELPWSYCRPEWLSEGCVNASSSVDALSDLAKQPSNITLTTSTKFYLERVVLNETKSLDNGIGYPNANLALMLAISWLTVTLIIIRGVKSSGKASYVLALFPYVIMFLLLIRALTLPGAIDGVMYFLTPQWNKILEPNVWYNAVTQVFFSLAVCFGVIIMYSSYNRFNHNVYRDAHIVTTLDTFTSMLSGIIIFGILGNLAHESGATDIKSMIKTISPGTGLAFISYPEAIAKFKWMPQIFSLLFFAMLFMLGVGSNVGMVSCIMSVIKDKFVNAKIWLIVVGLSLIGYSVGLIYITPGGQYLLTLIDRHGVTFVSLVSAIFELIAVGWVYGTKRLCEDAEFMLNIKTSYYYRICWSIVTPLVMIVIFGYNLYSMPALEYHDQGFSSVYRVIGWCITAVILGQLIYWACYANYKQSKGSLLTRLRESAKPLADWGPLDSKKLIDYQMYRRNRKELASRRNGIWQKITDRIFG; encoded by the exons ATGGTAAATCATTTGGATGCGGATAGCGGTCCGAACGGAAAGTTGCTACCAGGAAATTTGGAAACCAAAATG ACTATTGGCAATCGCAGCAGTGTCCAGATATTGCTGGAGGGTGTTAAATCTAAGCCACCATCAGCTTCGGATTTGCCCGAATTGATGACACAAAATCAAAAGCCTCGTGATAATTGGGGCAGCTCCTTGGAATTCTTAATGTCCTGCATAGCATTGAGTGTCGGTTTGGGTAATGTTTGGCGTTTTCCTTTCACCGCATTGGAAAATGGTGGCGGTGCATTTCTTGTGCCATATTTAGTGGTGCTATTTTTGGTGGGTAAACCGATTTACTATATGGAAATGTTATTGGGACAATTCTCGAGTCGTGGCGTTATTGGGGTCTTTGATTTTTCACCGCTAATGCGAG GCGTTGGGTATGCCCAGCTATTTGCATTAGGTGTTTTGGCTACGTACTATGCCTCAGTGATGGCATTGACATTACGCTACTTCTTCGATTCATTTGCCATTGAGTTACCCTGGAGCTATTGCCGACCCGAATGGTTGAGTGAGGGTTGTGTAAATGCCTCTAGTAGCGTAGACGCCCTAAGTGATCTGGCTAAGCAGCCATCGAACATTACACTTACCACATcgacaaaattttatttagagCGTGTGGTATTAAATGAGACAAAAAGTCTTGATAATGGCATAGGCTATCCTAATGCAAATTTGGCCTTAATGTTGGCCATCTCATGGTTGACGGTTACATTAATCATTATACGCGGCGTGAAGAGTTCGGGCAAGGCATCGTATGTCCTGGCTTTGTTTCCCTATGTGATTATGTTCTTGCTGTTAATACGTGCCCTCACCCTACCCGGAGCCATAGATGGTGTAATGTATTTTTTAACACCCCAATGGAATAAGATATTGGAACCAAATGTCTGGTATAATGCTGTAACACAGGTTTTCTTCTCGCTGGCCGTCTGCTTTGGTGTGATCATTATGTATTCGTCGTACAATCGTTTCAATCATAATGTCTATCGGGATGCCCATATAGTGACTACTTTGGATACCTTCACTTCCATGCTATCGGGAATTATAATTTTCGGTATTCTGGGAAATTTAGCCCATGAATCGGGCGCAACGGATATTAAGTCTATGATTAAGACCATTAGTCCGGGCACAGGTTTGGCTTTTATATCGTATCCCGAGGCAATTGCCAAGTTCAAATGGATGCCGCAAATCTTCTCTTTGCTCTTCTTTGCCATGCTATTCATGCTCGGTGTTGGCAGTAATGTTGGCATGGTCAGCTGTATTATGAGTGTGATAAAGGACAAATTTGTGAATGCCAAAATATGGCTAATTGTGGTTGGATTATCGTTGATTGGATATTCAGTTGGTTTGATCTATATTACACCAGGAGGACAATATCTGTTGACGCTGATTGATCGTCATGGCGTGACATTTGTGTCTTTAGTATCAGCGATTTTTGAACTTATTGCCGTTGGATGGGTCTATG GCACTAAGCGTTTGTGTGAGGATGCTGAATTTATGCTGAATATCAAAACATCATACTATTATCGCATTTGCTGGTCAATTGTAACTCCCTTGGTGATGATTGTGATATTTGGCTATAACTTGTATTCCATGCCAGCACTCGAATACCATGATCAAGGATTCTCATCAGTATATAGAG TTATTGGCTGGTGCATAACAGCCGTAATACTTGGCCAACTGATCTATTGGGCTTGTTATGCCAATTACAAACAGTCTAAGGGCTCTCTATTAACTCGTTTGCGTGAATCAGCTAAACCACTCGCAGATTGGGGACCGTTGGACTCTAAGAAACTGATTGACTATCAAATGTATAGGCGCAATAGAAAGGAATTGGCTTCACGTCGCAATGGCATTTGGCAAAAAATTACTGATCGCATCTTTGGCTAA